The genomic stretch GGCGCATCGCGGCGTTCGTCGTGGTCGCCGAGGAGCTCCACTTTCGGCGAGCCGCCGCGCGGCTGGCGATGGCGCAATCGCCGCTCAGCCGCGCGATTCGCAAGCTCGAATGGGAGCTGGGCACGATGCTCTTCGCCCGCACCAAGCGGGTGGTCAAGCTCACGCCGGCCGGGAGCGCG from Candidatus Sulfotelmatobacter sp. encodes the following:
- a CDS encoding LysR family transcriptional regulator — translated: MTERAPAPLPPVSDLRRIAAFVVVAEELHFRRAAARLAMAQSPLSRAIRKLEWELGTMLFARTKRVVKLTPAGSALLPAARRLLEEAERFADAARSVDGGH